A DNA window from Gopherus evgoodei ecotype Sinaloan lineage chromosome 22, rGopEvg1_v1.p, whole genome shotgun sequence contains the following coding sequences:
- the DDA1 gene encoding DET1- and DDB1-associated protein 1 isoform X1, with the protein MADFLKGLPVYNKSNFSRFHADSVCKASNRRPSVYLPTREYPSEQIIVTEKTNILLRYLHQQWDKKNAAKKRDQEQVEIEGENSAPPRKIARTDSQDMNEDT; encoded by the exons GCAGATTTTTTGAAAGGATTACCAGTCTACAACAAAAGCAACTTCAGTAGATTTCATGCAGACTCTGTATGTAAAGCATCG AACAGAAGACCGTCAGTATATCTTCCCACAAGGGAATATCCATCTGAACAAA TCATAGTAACAGAAAAGACAAACATACTTTTGCGTTATCTACATCAGCAATGGGACAAAAAG AATGCAGCAAAGAAGAGAGATCAAGAGCAAGTGGAAATAGAAGGTGAGAATTCGGCACCACCACGGAAAATTGCTCGGACAGACAGCCAGGACATGAATGAGGACACTTAA
- the DDA1 gene encoding DET1- and DDB1-associated protein 1 isoform X3 has protein sequence MADFLKGLPVYNKSNFSRFHADSVCKASNRRPSVYLPTREYPSEQIIVTEKTNILLRYLHQQWDKKNAAKKRDQEQVEIEVG, from the exons GCAGATTTTTTGAAAGGATTACCAGTCTACAACAAAAGCAACTTCAGTAGATTTCATGCAGACTCTGTATGTAAAGCATCG AACAGAAGACCGTCAGTATATCTTCCCACAAGGGAATATCCATCTGAACAAA TCATAGTAACAGAAAAGACAAACATACTTTTGCGTTATCTACATCAGCAATGGGACAAAAAG AATGCAGCAAAGAAGAGAGATCAAGAGCAAGTGGAAATAGAAG TAGGGTGA
- the DDA1 gene encoding DET1- and DDB1-associated protein 1 isoform X2, giving the protein MADFLKGLPVYNKSNFSRFHADSVCKASNRRPSVYLPTREYPSEQIIVTEKTNILLRYLHQQWDKKNAAKKRDQEQVEIEEES; this is encoded by the exons GCAGATTTTTTGAAAGGATTACCAGTCTACAACAAAAGCAACTTCAGTAGATTTCATGCAGACTCTGTATGTAAAGCATCG AACAGAAGACCGTCAGTATATCTTCCCACAAGGGAATATCCATCTGAACAAA TCATAGTAACAGAAAAGACAAACATACTTTTGCGTTATCTACATCAGCAATGGGACAAAAAG AATGCAGCAAAGAAGAGAGATCAAGAGCAAGTGGAAATAGAAG AAGAGTCCTGA